The Setaria viridis chromosome 6, Setaria_viridis_v4.0, whole genome shotgun sequence genome contains a region encoding:
- the LOC140223076 gene encoding uncharacterized protein has translation MPLLRPAPGPSLGGSRRRRSIRLRGRWPVPTFALHPISTDDIPPPLRPASRPVASSHLRPPPNLHRRHPTAAPSGSKAGGRFPPSPSTPCPPTTSLHPPTLTPSSSGSCATSGTRATPAVSTLVMATASSRWQRSRQRLGWRPVCQESSLPNRIGIEADSGPDCQESSLPNRIGIEADSDRNRDNEKIDASAKKSKKKKSKTEADGDAMDLDKPSNAADGEAEPGTEKKKKKKKHKLEEETQEQENGAANGDAEVNETPKKKKKKSREVSEEAEPKTATEEKKKKKKKSKAEDDE, from the exons ATGCCGTTGCTCCGTCCGGCTCCGGGCCCCTCCCTCGGGGGATCGAGACGCCGCCGCTCCATTCGGCTCCGAGGCCGGTGGCCAGTTCCCACCTTCGCCCTCCACCCAATCTCCACCGACGACATCCCACCACCGCTCCGTCCGGCTTCGAGGCCGGTGGCCAGTTCCCACCTTCGCCCTCCACCCAATCTCCACCGACGACATCCCACTGCCGCTCCGTCCGGCTCCAAGGCTGGCGGCCGGTTCCCACCTTCGCCCTCCACCCCATGTCCACCGACGACATCCCTCCATCCTCCGACGTTGACGCCATCATCCTCTGGTTCCTGCGCCACTTCAGGGACCCGCGCGACACCGGCCGTGTCGACCCTGGTAATGGCCACCGCATCCTCGAGGTGGCAGCGAAGCAGGCAGCGATTGGGGTGGAGGCCAGTCTGCCAGGAGAGCTCGCTGCCGAATCGGATCGGAATCGAGGCTGACTCGGGGCCAGACTGCCAGGAGAGTTCACTGCCGAACCGGATCGGAATCGAGGCCGACTCGGATAGGAATCGAG ATAATGAGAAGATTGATGCATCTGCCAAGAAAAGCAAGAAAAAGAAGTCCAAGACCGAGGCTGATGGTGATGCAATGGACCTGGATAAGCCCTCCAATGCTGCTGATGGCGAAGCTGAGCCTGGAaccgagaagaagaagaagaaaaagaagcataAGTTAGAGGAGGAGACCCAGGAGCAGGAGAATGGCGCTGCCAATGGTGACGCTGAGGTTAACGAAActcccaagaagaagaagaagaagagccgcGAAGTTTCAGAGGAAGCTGAACCTAAGACAGCCActgaagagaagaagaaaaagaagaagaagtccaAGGCCGAGGACGATGAGTAG
- the LOC117860744 gene encoding putative F-box/LRR-repeat protein 9 has product MPSRGLGGRARRRRACRRRRDAAVARDWAGGLGTDALLAIFRRLDHVDVLLAADNVCRSWRRAAREEPTLWRRITMRGHEGIARRLNRGGMACEAVRRAAGQCEAFCGEYAGDDGFLMYLVEQAPCLKSLRLISCNYVSNEGFTEAVEKLPLLEDLEVSLCDNVGGYYACGSDRRSDVFEVVGEVCPKLKHFRRSNKLFDVRVWWNKDDDVQGIATMHGLRSLQLFGNALTNEGLETILDGCPHLECLDIRHCFNIDMDEALHLKCAGIKTLRLPDDPTDDYDLEVHSPIRMVVEEEIVWDSGYYSDDSGDDDWDFYGEPSRYESDLDKYEKMLPLNMRTFLK; this is encoded by the exons ATGCCTTCCCGCGGCCTTGGCGGCcgtgctcggcgccgccgcgcgtgcCGGCGGCGCAGGGACGCCGCCGTGGCGAGGGACTGGGCCGGCGGCCTGGGGACGGAcgccctcctcgccatcttccgcCGGCTGGACCACGTCGACGTCCTGCTGGCCGCCGACAACGTGTGCCGCTcctggcgccgcgccgcccgggaGGAGCCCACGCTGTGGCGCCGGATCACCATGCGCGGGCACGAGGGGATCGCGCGCAGGCTCAACCGCGGCGGCATGGCCTGCGAAGCCgtccggcgcgccgccgggcaGTGCGAGGCCTTCTGCGGGGAgtacgccggcgacgacggcttCCTCATGTACCTCGTCGAGCA GGCCCCATGTCTGAAGAGCCTTCGCCTCATTTCTTGCAATTATGTCTCCAATGAAGGATTTACGGAGGCAGTAGAAAAGCTCCCTCTGCTTGAGGATCTCGAGGTCTCGCTATGTGATAACGTGGGCGGTTATTACGCGTGTGGTTCTGATCGCCGTTCTGATGTGTTCGAGGTTGTTGGGGAAGTATGCCCGAAACTGAAACACTTCAGACGGAGCAACAAACTTTTCGATGTTAGAGTATGGTGGAACAAGGACGATGATGTCCAAGGGATTGCAACTATGCATGGGTTACGCTCCTTGCAGCTTTTCGGCAATGCTCTGACCAACGAGGGTCTAGAAACCATCTTGGACGGCTGTCCCCATCTGGAGTGCCTTGACATACGCCATTGCTTCAACATTGATATGGACGAGGCTCTGCATCTTAAGTGTGCAGGGATCAAGACGCTAAGGCTTCCCGATGACCCAACTGATGACTATGACCTCGAGGTTCATAGCCCTATAAGGATGGTTGTGGAGGAGGAAATCGTTTGGGATTCTGGTTACTATTCCGATGATTCCGGGGACGACGACTGGGATTTCTATGGCGAGCCTTCCCGCTATGAGAGTGACCTTGACAAGTATGAAAAGATGCTTCCATTGAACATGCGCACGTTCCTGAAATAG
- the LOC117861166 gene encoding putative F-box/LRR-repeat protein 23, with protein sequence MPSSSPRRYRAKPASAGAAARDWAALPRDILSAVFLRLGPCLEIMRGAELACAAWRRAAVEDPGLWRRVDIDVGALASAGLRKGWGAMLRAAVDRGAGRCEAFSGPCDQELLLYLIERANSLKNLHLLCLDVPNEVLKVAVKKYPHLEDLELKYVSSPSDDMLISCDLTTEGLASILDNCPLLESLHITGSFKYYEMDDELQAKCTRVKNLTIPKYSIHG encoded by the exons atgccctcctcctccccgcggcGCTACCGCGCGAAACCGGCctccgctggcgccgccgcgaGGGACTGGGCGGCGCTGCCCCGCGACATCCTGTCCGCCGTTTTCCTCAGGCTGGGGCCCTGCCTCGAGATCATGCGGGGCGCGGAGCTCGCgtgcgcggcgtggcggcgcgccGCGGTCGAGGATCCCGGCCTGTGGCGCCGCGTCGACATCGACGTGGGCGCGCTGGCGTCCGCGGGCCTTCGCAAGGGGTGGGGCGCGATGCTGCGCGCTGCCGTCGACCGCGGCGCCGGCCGATGCGAGGCCTTCTCCGGACCATGCGATCAGGAGTTGCTGCTCTATCTGATTGAAAG AGCAAACTCTTTGAAGAACCTGCATCTGTTATGTCTAGATGTACCCAACGAAGTATTGAAGGTGGCAGTAAAGAAGTACCCACACCTCGAGGATCTTGAACTTAAATATGTTAGTAGCCCCAGTGACGACATGTTGATATCT TGTGACCTCACTACTGAAGGACTGGCATCCATCCTTGACAACTGCCCTCTACTGGAGTCTCTCCACATTACTGGCTCTTTTAAATACTATGAGATGGATGACGAGCTACAGGCGAAATGCACCAGAGTGAAGAACCTGACTATTCCAAAATACTCAATTCATGGCTAA